In one window of Scyliorhinus canicula chromosome 17, sScyCan1.1, whole genome shotgun sequence DNA:
- the LOC119952421 gene encoding late histone H2B.L4-like, whose amino-acid sequence MADEKKSTSKPDSKKGAKKFIKKPAVKGGKKRRKSRKESYSIYIYKVMKQVHPDTGISSKAMSIMNSFVNDIFERIAGEASRLAHYNKRSTISSREIQTAVRLLLPGELAKHAVSEGTKAVTKYTSSK is encoded by the coding sequence ATGGCTGACGAGAAGAAATCAACATCGAAACCAGATTCCAAGAAGGGAGCCAAGAAATTCATTAAGAAACCAGCAGTAAAGGGCGGAAAAAAGCGGCGAAAGTCGAGGAAGGAGAGTTACTCCATCTACATCTACAAAGTGATGAAGCAGGTTCACCCCGACACCGGCATCTCCTCCAAGGCCATGAGCATCATGAACTCGTTCGTCAACGATATTTTCGAGCGTATCGCGGGTGAGGCTTCCCGCCTGGCCCATTACAACAAGCGCAGCACCATCAGCTCCCGGGAGATCCAGACCGCCGTGCGCCTGCTGCTGCCCGGGGAACTGGCCAAGCACGCCGTGTCGGAAGGGACAAAGGCGGTCACCAAGTACACCAGCTCCAAGTAA